A genomic window from Coleofasciculaceae cyanobacterium includes:
- a CDS encoding bleomycin hydrolase produces MKSVVTTVVTSADAAGRFPSTSDLESVQGSLQRASARMEAAEKLASNIDNVAQEAYDACIKKYSYLNDEGEANSNDTFKSKCLRDIKHYMRLVNYCLVVGGTGPLDEWGIAGQREVYRSLNLPTAPYVEALTFARNRGCAPRDMSSQALVEYNALIDYIINSFS; encoded by the coding sequence ATGAAATCTGTTGTAACTACAGTCGTTACTTCTGCTGATGCAGCGGGACGCTTTCCCTCTACTTCTGACCTAGAGTCAGTACAGGGTAGTCTTCAACGTGCTTCGGCTCGTATGGAAGCTGCTGAAAAACTAGCTAGCAACATTGATAACGTTGCTCAAGAAGCTTACGATGCTTGCATCAAAAAGTATTCTTACCTCAACGATGAAGGTGAAGCAAATTCTAATGATACCTTCAAAAGCAAGTGTCTTCGTGATATCAAGCACTATATGCGTCTAGTTAACTACTGTCTAGTTGTTGGTGGTACTGGTCCTTTGGACGAATGGGGTATTGCTGGACAACGTGAAGTATATCGTTCTTTGAACTTACCTACTGCTCCTTACGTAGAAGCTTTGACTTTTGCACGTAACCGTGGTTGCGCTCCTCGCGATATGTCTTCTCAAGCTTTAGTTGAGTATAATGCTCTTATAGACTACATCATCAACTCTTTCTCATAA
- a CDS encoding HEAT repeat domain-containing protein: protein MTIDDLFEKLRHPNPNLRSKTMWEIAEARDENTIPRLMSILNQEDVTYRRAAVKTLGVIGAEVVPQVVDSLLNSDNPTVRSSCAKVLAQIVVNHPDVPMPEAGIQGLKQALNDPNPVVNIPAVMTLGEIGSPVFELLVETLNTTDNIAVQVAILNALGSMGDARGVEVLTNLSNDRTADPYLQESATSALSRLEMVMRYSS from the coding sequence ATGACCATAGACGATCTATTTGAGAAACTCAGGCATCCCAATCCCAATTTACGTAGTAAAACGATGTGGGAAATAGCTGAGGCTAGGGATGAAAATACTATCCCTCGTCTGATGAGCATTCTTAATCAGGAAGACGTAACCTATAGAAGAGCAGCAGTTAAAACCTTGGGAGTAATTGGCGCAGAGGTTGTCCCCCAGGTGGTAGATTCATTACTCAATAGCGATAATCCTACAGTACGCTCTAGCTGTGCCAAGGTATTAGCTCAAATTGTAGTTAACCATCCAGACGTACCGATGCCAGAAGCAGGAATTCAAGGATTAAAACAAGCACTTAACGATCCTAATCCTGTGGTTAATATACCTGCGGTAATGACCTTGGGTGAAATTGGTTCTCCTGTCTTCGAGCTTTTGGTAGAAACTCTGAACACAACTGATAATATAGCGGTGCAGGTAGCAATTTTAAACGCTCTCGGCTCGATGGGCGATGCTAGAGGAGTAGAGGTATTAACTAATTTAAGCAATGATCGGACTGCCGATCCCTATCTTCAGGAATCAGCAACTAGTGCTTTATCTCGGTTAGAAATGGTGATGAGATATAGCAGTTAA
- a CDS encoding ComF family protein: MLKQLLCVFLESRCLFCDRAAEAEPHRIAYPEGNRATANTLCQYCSKKLASHQLTKSDRFNLQRDLSIFAWGKYDGQLKRAIALMKYDRQPEIGTVLGRLLGQAWLDSSLTKSLQKVTVVPIPLHHKKLKERGFNQAEVIAKGFCQVTRYTLNSQALIRVKETKAMFDITNLEERAKNLQGAFHIGNKLPKNPVLLVDDIYTTGTTVKESIKVLQKQTQVFGVAVAAKAGIDKQSRAIASIR, encoded by the coding sequence ATGCTGAAACAATTGCTCTGTGTTTTTCTTGAATCTCGTTGTCTATTTTGCGATCGCGCAGCGGAGGCGGAGCCTCATCGCATAGCTTACCCGGAGGGTAATCGCGCAACTGCTAATACTCTTTGCCAGTATTGCTCAAAGAAACTAGCTAGTCATCAGTTAACCAAAAGCGATCGCTTTAACCTACAGCGCGATCTATCCATATTTGCTTGGGGTAAATATGATGGACAATTAAAAAGAGCGATCGCTCTGATGAAATACGATCGTCAGCCAGAAATAGGTACTGTATTAGGTAGACTATTAGGACAAGCTTGGCTAGATAGTAGTTTAACTAAATCTCTACAAAAAGTAACCGTTGTTCCCATTCCCTTACATCATAAAAAGCTTAAGGAGCGTGGTTTTAATCAAGCAGAAGTAATTGCTAAAGGTTTTTGTCAGGTAACACGATACACTCTCAATTCTCAAGCTTTGATTCGTGTCAAAGAAACTAAGGCGATGTTTGATATAACAAATTTAGAGGAAAGAGCAAAAAACTTACAGGGTGCATTTCATATTGGTAATAAGTTGCCCAAAAATCCTGTTTTGTTAGTGGATGATATTTACACTACGGGAACTACTGTTAAGGAATCAATTAAAGTACTGCAAAAACAAACTCAGGTTTTTGGTGTGGCTGTGGCAGCTAAGGCGGGGATAGATAAGCAATCAAGAGCGATCGCATCTATACGCTAG
- the cbiE gene encoding precorrin-6y C5,15-methyltransferase (decarboxylating) subunit CbiE — protein sequence MGIAVVGIGLDGENGLTPVAKETVQQATILVGSKRHLRYFSHHPAEKIYLTNLQTGIEAIAQLELTAHSVVILASGDPLFFGLGRLLLANFDAKQIQFLPHFSSIQLAFSRLKVPWQDAQLISVHGRSTDGLIKLIKQGANKIAVLTDSNNHPGAIARLYLALDLPINYSFHICENLGDVNEKVSHFWPQEVIQLSNFDQEYFANLNVLVLLRETQPDELELDKLPLIGLADSSFLSFSDRPSLITKKEVRLAILGELALQPKQTVWDIGAGTGSVSIEIARLCPSSQVYAVEKTAMGSTLITQNSQRFKVDNVNSINGKAPEVLLDLPNCDRIFIGGSGGNIVDILNVSRQKLAKRGIIVMAFATIEYQYQAINWLSNNSWQYRLLQLQISRSTPISHLTRFTPLNPVTIITAFN from the coding sequence GTGGGAATTGCCGTAGTTGGTATTGGTTTAGATGGTGAAAATGGATTAACTCCAGTCGCTAAAGAAACGGTGCAACAAGCAACTATTTTGGTAGGAAGTAAACGCCATCTTCGGTATTTTTCACATCATCCAGCAGAGAAAATATATTTAACTAATCTTCAGACAGGAATAGAGGCGATCGCGCAACTAGAGTTGACCGCTCATTCTGTAGTTATTTTAGCTAGTGGCGATCCGCTTTTTTTTGGCTTAGGCAGATTATTATTAGCCAACTTCGATGCTAAACAAATTCAATTTTTACCTCACTTTAGTTCCATACAATTAGCCTTTAGTCGTCTCAAAGTTCCTTGGCAAGATGCTCAATTAATTAGCGTTCATGGACGCAGTACCGATGGATTGATTAAGCTGATTAAACAAGGAGCAAATAAGATTGCCGTATTGACTGATAGTAATAATCATCCTGGGGCGATCGCTCGACTTTATTTAGCTTTAGATTTACCAATTAATTACAGTTTTCATATCTGCGAAAATTTAGGTGACGTAAACGAAAAAGTAAGTCATTTTTGGCCGCAGGAAGTAATTCAATTAAGCAATTTTGACCAAGAGTATTTTGCCAATTTAAACGTTTTAGTTCTATTGCGTGAGACACAGCCAGATGAATTAGAACTAGATAAGTTGCCCTTAATCGGATTAGCTGATAGTAGTTTTTTAAGCTTTAGCGATCGCCCTAGTTTAATCACTAAAAAAGAAGTGCGTTTAGCTATTTTAGGAGAATTAGCCCTACAGCCAAAGCAAACAGTATGGGATATTGGTGCGGGTACAGGTTCAGTATCTATAGAAATAGCTCGTCTATGTCCTAGTTCTCAGGTATATGCAGTAGAGAAAACTGCTATGGGCTCGACTCTAATTACTCAAAACAGTCAAAGATTTAAAGTCGACAACGTAAATAGCATCAACGGTAAAGCACCAGAAGTATTATTAGATTTGCCAAATTGCGATCGTATTTTTATTGGCGGTAGTGGAGGAAATATTGTGGATATTTTAAATGTTTCTCGCCAAAAACTAGCAAAAAGAGGAATAATAGTTATGGCTTTTGCTACTATTGAATATCAATATCAAGCTATTAATTGGTTGAGCAATAATTCTTGGCAATACCGATTATTACAGCTACAAATATCTCGTTCTACACCAATTAGCCATTTAACCCGCTTTACTCCTTTAAATCCAGTGACAATTATTACTGCTTTCAACTAG
- a CDS encoding HAD family phosphatase has product MLKAILFDLDGTLADTDSIHFAVWQDILVRFDLDIDRAFYRQRISGRTNSKIIKDILPQLSLEEAWKLATEKEETYRRIANSLLPTPGLDRLVNLIETASIKKAVVTNAPEDNAVYMLKILRLTGTFPTVIMAKDAPPGKPDPAPYQLALSRLGVKSQDAIAFEDSAAGIRSAVGAGIYTIGITSSHLVTDLLDAGASMAVKDFNDKQLWKLLSSKTKAVN; this is encoded by the coding sequence ATGTTAAAAGCGATCTTGTTTGATTTGGACGGTACATTGGCGGATACAGACTCAATTCATTTTGCTGTTTGGCAAGATATTTTGGTTCGGTTCGATCTTGACATCGATCGCGCTTTTTATCGACAACGAATCTCTGGTAGAACCAACTCTAAAATTATTAAAGATATTCTTCCTCAACTATCTTTAGAAGAAGCTTGGAAACTGGCAACAGAAAAAGAAGAAACCTATCGGCGGATTGCTAATTCTTTGCTACCTACTCCTGGCTTGGATAGATTGGTTAACTTAATCGAAACAGCCTCAATTAAAAAAGCTGTGGTGACTAATGCACCAGAAGATAATGCTGTATATATGCTCAAGATATTACGCTTAACAGGTACATTTCCCACGGTGATTATGGCCAAAGATGCACCTCCAGGAAAACCCGATCCTGCACCTTATCAATTGGCTTTAAGTCGTTTAGGAGTAAAAAGCCAAGATGCGATCGCTTTTGAAGATTCTGCTGCGGGTATTCGTTCAGCCGTTGGTGCAGGTATTTATACAATTGGCATTACTTCTAGCCATCTTGTAACAGATTTGCTCGATGCAGGTGCAAGTATGGCAGTTAAAGATTTTAATGACAAGCAACTTTGGAAATTGTTGAGCAGTAAAACTAAAGCAGTTAACTAG
- a CDS encoding EAL domain-containing protein, with amino-acid sequence MNLDSLKFYTLISRLTFPKTYPGKIMLVAFIGTHIPLIVLIIYAAASSASSAKEIAFALSITLFATLISTAATLYALHHLLSPIILTSKVLRQYLQLRKRTDLPTNFRDEVGTLMADTNLTLQQLDEIIKHLTDYDSLTGLPNRELFQTHIQQAILESANQQFALIVLDIDSLKDINSALGRVVGDLLLKKVAQRIISYTESGDILARFGGDEFAILRTNITNFSDSPVILSNKLLKSLSEPFSLYGRKIHCAAKIGITIYPFDGTNVAQLLQNADTAIHQAKQQNLNTYQFYSPAINAQLKRILAIKENLRYALERQELSIHYQPRIKVATGRLVAVEALLRWQNPELGFVSPAEFIPIAEETNLIIPIGEWILHNACLQNKRWQQEGIARLRMSVNLSTCQFKQANLIETIDRTLQDTGLDVAFLELEITESLLVKDLEKAIALLTELKTRGISIALDDFGTGYSSLSYLQKLPINTLKIDRSFVTNIASNPDDAAISKAIVALAQSLELNITAEGVETKEQFNYLQSQGCHEVQGYYFSKPLSAEMIKDFFINYS; translated from the coding sequence ATGAATCTCGATAGCTTGAAATTTTATACCTTAATCTCTCGCTTAACGTTTCCTAAAACCTATCCAGGCAAAATCATGTTGGTGGCTTTTATTGGTACTCATATACCTTTAATCGTGCTGATAATTTATGCTGCTGCTTCTTCGGCATCTTCTGCAAAAGAAATCGCTTTTGCGCTATCAATCACTTTATTTGCCACCTTGATTAGTACAGCAGCAACTTTATATGCTTTACATCATCTGCTTTCCCCAATAATACTTACCTCTAAAGTTTTACGTCAATATCTCCAGCTAAGAAAACGAACTGACTTACCGACGAATTTTCGGGATGAAGTAGGTACTTTGATGGCAGATACCAATCTAACTTTGCAGCAACTAGACGAAATAATTAAGCACTTAACCGACTACGATAGTTTAACAGGACTACCTAACCGCGAACTATTTCAAACTCATATTCAGCAAGCCATATTAGAGTCAGCCAATCAACAATTTGCTCTAATAGTTTTAGATATCGACAGTCTTAAAGATATTAATAGCGCCTTAGGACGTGTAGTCGGCGATTTATTACTCAAAAAAGTTGCTCAAAGAATAATTAGTTACACAGAATCAGGGGATATATTAGCGCGCTTTGGCGGTGACGAGTTTGCTATTTTACGCACTAATATTACCAATTTTTCTGATAGCCCAGTTATTTTATCAAACAAGCTACTTAAGAGTTTATCAGAACCATTCTCTTTATACGGGAGAAAAATTCATTGTGCTGCGAAGATTGGCATCACTATTTATCCTTTTGATGGCACTAACGTTGCTCAATTACTCCAAAATGCTGATACGGCAATTCATCAGGCAAAACAGCAGAATTTGAATACTTATCAATTCTATTCTCCAGCCATTAATGCTCAACTCAAGCGCATATTAGCAATCAAGGAAAACTTACGTTATGCTCTCGAACGTCAAGAATTATCGATTCACTATCAACCCCGCATTAAAGTTGCAACTGGTCGTTTAGTAGCAGTAGAAGCTTTATTACGCTGGCAAAATCCCGAATTAGGTTTTGTTTCTCCTGCCGAATTTATTCCCATCGCCGAAGAAACCAACTTAATTATACCTATTGGAGAATGGATACTACACAATGCCTGTCTACAAAACAAACGGTGGCAACAAGAGGGAATAGCAAGACTGCGAATGTCAGTAAATCTTTCTACCTGTCAATTTAAACAGGCAAATCTTATTGAAACCATCGATCGCACTTTGCAAGATACAGGCTTAGATGTTGCTTTTCTAGAGTTAGAAATCACTGAGAGTCTTTTAGTCAAAGATCTTGAAAAAGCGATCGCTCTGTTGACGGAATTAAAAACAAGAGGCATTTCTATTGCCCTAGATGATTTTGGCACAGGCTATTCATCTTTGAGTTATCTGCAAAAACTCCCGATTAATACTTTAAAAATAGATCGTTCGTTTGTAACTAATATCGCTTCTAACCCCGATGATGCAGCAATATCTAAAGCGATCGTGGCATTAGCTCAAAGTCTAGAATTAAATATTACCGCAGAAGGAGTAGAAACTAAAGAACAGTTTAATTATCTGCAAAGCCAGGGCTGTCATGAAGTTCAAGGATACTATTTTAGTAAACCTCTATCGGCTGAAATGATTAAAGATTTTTTTATTAATTATAGTTAG
- the ttcA gene encoding tRNA 2-thiocytidine(32) synthetase TtcA gives MEATKTRTSNNFKRLQARLRGQVGKTIADYKMIEEGDRVMVCLSGGKDSFTMLDMLLSLQRKAPVNFELLAVNLDQKQPGFPQNVLPEYLTALNVPYRIVEQDTYSTVTSIVPEGKTMCGLCSRLRRGILYRVAAESRINKIALGHHRDDIVETLFLNMFYGGKLKAMPPKLLSDDGKNIVIRPLAYCAEAEIEKYAKVKDFPIIPCNLCGSQENLQRVQIKQMLQTWERESPGRINSLFHSLQNVSPSHLADPELFDFAGLDIITNN, from the coding sequence ATGGAAGCGACTAAGACTCGTACTTCTAATAATTTCAAAAGACTCCAGGCGCGGTTACGGGGACAGGTAGGTAAAACGATCGCTGATTATAAGATGATCGAAGAAGGCGATCGCGTGATGGTATGTTTGTCTGGAGGTAAAGATTCATTTACCATGCTGGATATGCTGCTGAGTTTGCAGCGTAAAGCACCGGTAAACTTTGAGCTATTAGCCGTAAACTTAGATCAAAAACAACCAGGCTTCCCCCAGAATGTTTTACCTGAATATTTGACGGCATTAAACGTTCCCTATCGCATCGTGGAACAGGATACCTACAGCACCGTAACCAGTATAGTTCCTGAAGGAAAAACTATGTGTGGTTTATGTTCTCGTTTGCGTCGGGGTATTCTCTATCGGGTTGCAGCCGAATCAAGAATTAATAAAATTGCTTTAGGACATCACCGTGATGATATTGTGGAGACGTTATTTCTGAATATGTTCTATGGCGGAAAACTCAAAGCCATGCCACCTAAGTTATTGAGTGATGATGGAAAAAATATTGTAATTCGACCTCTGGCTTATTGTGCTGAAGCGGAAATTGAGAAATACGCTAAAGTAAAAGACTTTCCGATCATTCCCTGTAATCTATGTGGTAGCCAGGAAAACCTACAGCGAGTCCAGATTAAACAAATGCTACAAACCTGGGAAAGAGAGTCGCCAGGAAGAATCAATAGTCTGTTTCATAGTTTGCAAAACGTTTCCCCCTCTCATTTGGCAGATCCAGAATTGTTTGATTTTGCAGGATTAGATATTATTACCAATAACTAA
- a CDS encoding alpha/beta hydrolase, protein MREIQIGKWFRENGIAMLIASMAIFLSPNQAVASEEIIFTYGGATQSVSLEELQNFAETGEVSSSLDFLLNFSNQNPLMMRWILMQEFPANTRLVYDLLNTAPGEYVLSQTGNVLGSKSERANVQALRGALITSASNDNVISLIELLENYPTQQVYVNGKILAKARQNLSQFIEETNKYIKIPMSFLMQ, encoded by the coding sequence ATGCGAGAAATCCAAATAGGTAAGTGGTTTCGAGAAAATGGAATTGCTATGTTGATCGCAAGTATGGCTATTTTCCTCAGTCCTAATCAAGCCGTTGCTTCAGAAGAGATTATCTTTACCTATGGTGGAGCAACACAATCGGTTTCCCTCGAAGAGCTACAAAATTTCGCTGAGACTGGAGAAGTATCTTCATCTTTAGACTTTCTCTTAAATTTTAGTAATCAAAATCCTTTGATGATGCGCTGGATTTTGATGCAAGAGTTTCCTGCTAATACCAGGCTGGTTTACGATTTACTTAATACCGCACCAGGAGAATATGTCTTGTCGCAAACTGGCAACGTGCTTGGCTCAAAATCTGAAAGAGCTAATGTTCAAGCTTTAAGAGGTGCTTTAATAACTTCTGCAAGTAATGACAATGTAATTTCTCTAATTGAGTTATTAGAAAACTATCCTACTCAGCAGGTATACGTTAACGGCAAGATACTGGCTAAGGCACGTCAGAATCTAAGTCAGTTTATTGAAGAGACTAATAAATATATCAAGATACCGATGAGTTTTTTAATGCAGTAA
- a CDS encoding asparaginase: protein MTRGKRTHTPSLEVHLLREGILESSHQVEATVCDRKGRALLMAGNCQTSVFIRSALKPFQALAVTTTGTLQRYGLSDRDLAIICSSHQGTIEQARQAFNILWRADVDPLALQCPIPEGKTNRLEYNCSGKHAGVLAVCQNLDWPLHNYLKPAHPVQQLILSKISELLEMPGDELIGAQDDCGMPTYSMQLQQMAHLYAKLAAGTNLDLERITRAMTYHPRMIAGDGAFDTELMRLSEGELVSKSGAEGVQCIGRVGQGMGLAIKVKDGAKRAKYATAIHLLKQMGWISPAIAEVLSDSFIQLTSFKRLEAVGELSIL from the coding sequence ATGACTAGAGGAAAAAGAACACATACACCGTCGCTAGAAGTACATCTTTTAAGAGAAGGCATATTAGAATCCTCTCATCAGGTAGAGGCGACAGTTTGTGACAGAAAAGGACGTGCCTTATTAATGGCGGGAAATTGTCAAACCTCAGTTTTTATTCGCTCGGCTTTAAAGCCTTTTCAGGCACTGGCGGTAACTACGACGGGTACACTACAGCGATATGGTTTGAGCGATCGTGATTTAGCGATCATCTGTAGTTCTCATCAGGGAACAATAGAACAGGCTAGACAAGCATTTAATATTTTGTGGCGTGCCGATGTCGATCCTCTTGCTCTGCAATGTCCTATTCCTGAGGGAAAAACTAATCGGCTAGAGTATAATTGCTCTGGTAAACACGCGGGAGTTTTAGCTGTTTGTCAAAACCTTGATTGGCCACTACATAACTATTTAAAGCCAGCTCATCCTGTTCAGCAGCTAATTCTCAGCAAAATATCAGAACTATTAGAAATGCCTGGAGATGAACTAATTGGCGCACAAGATGACTGCGGGATGCCTACTTATTCAATGCAGCTACAGCAAATGGCACATCTGTATGCTAAGTTGGCAGCAGGGACTAACCTCGATTTAGAACGTATTACCCGTGCTATGACCTATCATCCCAGGATGATTGCTGGAGATGGTGCGTTTGATACCGAATTGATGCGCCTAAGCGAAGGAGAGCTAGTTAGTAAATCTGGGGCAGAAGGCGTTCAGTGTATCGGTCGCGTTGGTCAGGGAATGGGACTGGCGATAAAGGTTAAAGATGGAGCAAAACGAGCTAAGTACGCTACCGCTATACATTTATTAAAGCAGATGGGTTGGATTAGTCCTGCTATTGCCGAGGTGTTATCAGATAGTTTTATTCAATTAACCAGCTTTAAACGCTTAGAAGCGGTTGGGGAATTGTCAATTTTATAA
- a CDS encoding CGLD27 family protein: MNKSTVNFCPVPREQQPIYEYEQLKESWLFDWGILAINQYTKKIIWVSFWSLVFVVPLSMSIFTPAKEPLELFLSCLIGVSLLTGLFLSRIYLGWQYVKDRLQSDRIFYEESGWYDGQTWLKPTAMLDRDRLVVSYEVEPILGRLHKTYGAIAGIIGFSSLIWLVFA; this comes from the coding sequence ATGAATAAATCTACCGTCAATTTTTGTCCCGTTCCCAGAGAACAACAGCCGATCTATGAATACGAACAACTAAAAGAATCTTGGTTGTTTGACTGGGGAATATTAGCTATAAATCAGTATACCAAGAAAATAATTTGGGTAAGTTTTTGGAGTCTGGTTTTTGTCGTTCCACTATCAATGTCTATCTTCACACCTGCCAAAGAACCTCTGGAATTGTTCCTGTCGTGTCTAATTGGGGTTTCTTTGCTGACTGGACTATTTTTGTCAAGAATTTATTTAGGCTGGCAATACGTTAAAGATCGTCTTCAAAGTGATCGCATATTTTACGAAGAGTCTGGCTGGTATGATGGGCAAACTTGGCTTAAACCAACAGCAATGTTGGATCGCGATCGTTTGGTCGTAAGTTACGAAGTTGAGCCAATTTTAGGCAGACTACACAAAACCTATGGAGCGATCGCTGGAATAATTGGGTTCAGCAGCTTAATCTGGTTGGTTTTTGCTTAG
- the rsfS gene encoding ribosome silencing factor has protein sequence MRKSSEPATATQNQTSQTKSTISSEELAWQIATAAEEKKAQDIVLLKVSDVSYLADYFVIVTGFSRTQLNAIAESIEERVEEKFNLHPMRVSGKREGNWIVQDYADVIVHIFLPEEREYYNLEAFWGHAERLEFSQSS, from the coding sequence ATGAGAAAATCATCAGAACCAGCAACTGCCACTCAAAATCAAACCTCTCAAACTAAATCGACAATTAGTAGTGAAGAATTAGCTTGGCAAATAGCCACGGCTGCTGAAGAGAAAAAAGCCCAGGATATTGTCTTACTGAAAGTTAGTGATGTTTCCTACTTGGCTGATTACTTCGTGATAGTTACGGGATTCTCACGAACTCAGCTGAATGCGATCGCTGAGTCAATTGAAGAACGGGTAGAAGAGAAGTTCAATCTACACCCCATGAGAGTTTCAGGCAAAAGAGAAGGGAATTGGATCGTTCAAGATTATGCCGATGTAATCGTGCATATTTTTCTTCCTGAAGAGAGAGAATACTATAATCTAGAAGCTTTTTGGGGACACGCCGAGCGCCTTGAATTTTCTCAATCTAGTTAA
- the yqeK gene encoding bis(5'-nucleosyl)-tetraphosphatase (symmetrical) YqeK, which yields MRDRIISWLKKNVSNHRLQHILGVEETCITLARYHQLNEAQAAQAGLMHDLAKFFPPQKLLKIATEAKIPIDEVCLENPHLLHAEVGAVVAQRKFKVKDPQILAAIGNHTLGAPRMSKLSCVVFVADVLEPNRGENAELAAMRIVATNNLYKCVQQTSDYSLKYLLSKQKIIHPRTVLTRNWASAKARANSVELPIDSSS from the coding sequence ATGCGCGATCGCATTATATCTTGGCTGAAAAAAAATGTTTCTAATCATCGTTTGCAGCATATCTTAGGAGTAGAAGAAACCTGCATTACCTTAGCTCGTTACCATCAGTTAAACGAAGCGCAGGCAGCTCAAGCAGGCTTAATGCACGATTTGGCAAAGTTTTTTCCACCGCAAAAATTACTGAAAATAGCCACCGAAGCTAAAATTCCTATAGACGAAGTGTGCTTAGAGAATCCGCACCTACTTCATGCCGAGGTTGGAGCAGTTGTTGCCCAACGAAAATTTAAAGTTAAGGATCCGCAAATATTGGCTGCTATTGGCAATCATACTTTGGGCGCGCCACGAATGAGCAAATTAAGCTGCGTGGTGTTTGTTGCCGACGTATTAGAACCAAATCGGGGAGAAAATGCAGAATTGGCAGCTATGCGGATAGTAGCAACAAACAATCTTTACAAATGTGTACAGCAGACGAGTGATTATTCATTAAAATATTTATTAAGCAAACAAAAAATTATTCATCCCCGTACCGTCTTAACCAGAAATTGGGCTTCAGCAAAAGCCAGAGCGAATTCGGTAGAGTTGCCCATTGATTCTAGTAGCTAA
- a CDS encoding ATP-binding protein gives MKSNPETRQYHLQVKTELEALKEVLQWFEGLVFPLVPQKMRWQCEVALVEAFTNAVRHAHHNLPKTTPIDLEVKLLPNFIEMRIWDRGQPFDIQAKLRKSEREASLMEKEGGRGLQFIKKLTDELQYLNLPNHRNCLVMRKNY, from the coding sequence ATGAAATCGAACCCAGAAACAAGACAATATCACCTACAGGTTAAAACCGAATTGGAAGCTTTGAAAGAGGTATTACAGTGGTTTGAAGGTTTAGTATTTCCTTTAGTTCCTCAAAAAATGAGATGGCAATGCGAGGTAGCACTAGTTGAAGCTTTCACTAATGCGGTTCGTCATGCTCATCACAACTTACCCAAAACTACACCGATCGATCTAGAAGTGAAGCTACTACCAAACTTTATCGAGATGCGGATTTGGGACAGAGGACAACCATTTGACATTCAGGCAAAGTTACGCAAAAGTGAGCGAGAAGCTAGTTTAATGGAAAAAGAAGGTGGCAGAGGATTACAATTTATTAAGAAGTTAACTGACGAATTACAATACCTCAACCTACCCAATCATCGCAACTGCTTAGTGATGCGCAAGAATTATTAG